In Anseongella ginsenosidimutans, one genomic interval encodes:
- the meaB gene encoding methylmalonyl Co-A mutase-associated GTPase MeaB, whose translation MDNQRLLQEFYQGSFRALSRMISQVENDPAGSLDLLSSLSLSADTVVAGITGPPGSGKSTLINAIVTQLAEEGKRVAVLAVDPSSPFHGGALLGDRIRMQPNFSHPGVYIRSLASRGSLGGLSGTCIEIVDVLKAFGFDYILVETVGVGQSEVEVAALADTTLVVLVPESGDEIQVLKSGLMEIADIFVVNKSDREGARELAIVLQRMLHDRPPGTWQVPVLQSVATRSEQIGEIIAQINLHRKAVSSTVKPVLLASKAWQLITRNRMRDITREQLLEQLTTAAATPTFNLYKFVKHYPPPKKTKNYKL comes from the coding sequence ATGGATAATCAGCGGCTTTTGCAGGAATTTTACCAGGGAAGCTTCCGCGCCTTGTCAAGAATGATCAGCCAGGTGGAGAACGACCCGGCCGGCAGCCTGGACTTGCTAAGCAGCCTTTCGCTTTCGGCCGATACGGTTGTGGCGGGTATTACGGGCCCTCCCGGAAGCGGCAAAAGCACACTGATAAATGCAATAGTCACGCAGCTGGCGGAAGAAGGCAAGCGCGTTGCGGTGCTGGCCGTGGATCCCAGCTCGCCATTCCATGGCGGCGCCCTGCTGGGTGACCGCATCCGGATGCAGCCGAATTTTTCCCACCCGGGCGTATACATTCGTTCGCTGGCCAGCAGGGGCTCCCTTGGTGGTTTGTCAGGTACCTGTATTGAGATCGTGGATGTGCTGAAAGCTTTCGGCTTCGATTACATCCTGGTGGAAACGGTAGGCGTGGGCCAGTCAGAAGTAGAAGTAGCTGCCCTGGCCGATACCACCCTGGTGGTGCTGGTCCCTGAATCGGGAGATGAGATACAGGTATTAAAATCCGGATTAATGGAAATTGCCGACATCTTCGTTGTTAATAAGTCCGACAGGGAAGGTGCCCGGGAACTGGCCATAGTCCTGCAGCGAATGCTTCATGACCGTCCCCCGGGAACATGGCAGGTTCCCGTTTTACAGTCAGTGGCCACCCGAAGTGAGCAAATTGGGGAAATAATTGCACAAATAAACCTGCACAGGAAGGCGGTTTCCAGCACAGTCAAGCCGGTTTTGCTAGCCTCCAAAGCATGGCAACTCATTACCAGAAACCGCATGCGCGATATCACCAGGGAACAATTACTGGAACAACTAACCACCGCTGCCGCAACCCCCACCTTCAACCTGTATAAATTTGTGAAACACTACCCTCCCCCAAAAAAAACTAAAAACTATAAACTTTGA
- a CDS encoding aminopeptidase P family protein: MKYETINNDLFKLNRKNFTEKLQSNSIAIFHSNDEFPRSGDQHFPFKQNADIFYLSGIDQEKSVLVLFPDCPDPKYREALFLLETNEHIAVWEGHKYTKEEARQVSGIQSVFWLQEYEKLLPLLLHYAEKVYLNSNENDRYVHTVPYRDLRMGRELMAAFPLHHYVRSAPIIRALREIKSTTEVELIRKACNITGKAFRRVLGFVNPGVKEYEIEAEIIHEFIRSRASGHAYHPIIASGASACVLHYGENNKECKDGEVILMDFGAEYGNYNADLTRSIPVNGRFTDRQRAVYNAVLRVMKEAIQLLVPGTVPMEYTKEVGKLMESELLSLGLISRHDVEKQREEAPVYKKYFMHGISHHLGLDVHDIGHRYQKMAPGMVFTCEPGIYIPEEGLGIRLENDILITEDGNIDLMGGFRLKLRR; this comes from the coding sequence ATGAAATACGAAACCATTAATAACGATCTTTTTAAGCTTAACCGCAAAAACTTCACCGAAAAGTTACAAAGCAATTCAATAGCTATATTCCATTCCAATGATGAGTTCCCGCGGAGCGGAGATCAGCATTTCCCTTTCAAACAGAATGCCGATATTTTTTACCTGAGCGGGATTGACCAGGAAAAGAGTGTGCTGGTCCTGTTCCCGGACTGCCCCGACCCCAAGTACAGGGAAGCGCTTTTCCTCCTGGAAACGAACGAACATATAGCCGTATGGGAAGGGCATAAATATACCAAGGAAGAAGCACGGCAAGTATCAGGCATTCAATCTGTTTTCTGGTTGCAAGAGTATGAAAAACTGTTACCCCTGCTCTTACATTATGCAGAAAAAGTTTACCTGAACTCGAACGAGAATGACCGCTATGTACACACCGTTCCCTACCGGGATCTGCGGATGGGCCGGGAGCTGATGGCGGCCTTCCCCCTGCATCATTATGTACGATCCGCCCCAATAATCCGGGCATTACGGGAAATAAAATCTACAACTGAAGTAGAATTGATACGAAAAGCATGCAACATTACGGGGAAAGCCTTCCGCCGTGTCCTGGGCTTTGTGAACCCGGGAGTAAAGGAATACGAGATCGAAGCAGAGATCATTCATGAGTTTATCCGCAGCCGGGCCAGCGGACATGCTTATCACCCTATTATCGCTTCGGGCGCCAGCGCCTGTGTGCTGCATTACGGGGAAAATAATAAGGAATGCAAGGACGGGGAGGTGATCCTGATGGATTTCGGGGCCGAATACGGTAATTATAACGCGGACCTTACCCGGTCCATTCCCGTTAACGGCAGGTTCACCGACAGGCAGCGCGCGGTGTACAATGCGGTGCTGCGGGTGATGAAGGAAGCGATTCAGCTGCTGGTACCCGGAACCGTGCCGATGGAGTACACTAAAGAGGTGGGAAAACTCATGGAAAGCGAATTGCTGAGCCTGGGCCTGATATCCCGTCATGACGTGGAGAAGCAACGCGAGGAAGCGCCGGTATATAAAAAGTACTTTATGCATGGTATCTCCCACCACTTGGGCCTTGATGTGCATGACATTGGCCATCGTTACCAAAAAATGGCTCCCGGCATGGTGTTTACCTGCGAACCCGGTATTTATATTCCCGAAGAGGGGCTGGGCATCCGCCTGGAAAATGATATCCTGATTACTGAAGATGGAAATATTGACTTGATGGGGGGATTCCGGTTGAAATTGAGGAGATAG
- a CDS encoding OmpA family protein has protein sequence MNKSTIKKIAALSLTATLCSLSLFAQDEPATGTAPKLFEGRNQFRTWSIGLNAGVLAPTVLTGGHNDFSKWEMNLGYGGYIKKQLAPSFSLQADFLRGTLSATSEASPTDAEWTSSTGEYETDLAWQAGLSGTANVGTIDFLRRKNSVDFFVTAGFHFANYTPTVNGTEQGDRTEQVIPVGAGIKFKLGEVVNLDLGYKMHFLNADNVDGTWANHGSFDKYSYGYAGLEFILGNKEKPALEWANPIALMYDELYDETLRQEVEALKGRVSTVEEDLNTLKADEDGDGVSDYFDKEPGSAAGARVDGSGRAMDIDGDGVFDHEDECPTEAGPADNNGCPVEAEIGENTIQFDFDSAEIRPESYGTLDQLAEELSAGSTNVALEGHASAEGTESYNQRLSERRANSVKKYLVNAGVDSGILSTSGYGESRPVASNDTEEGRSQNRRVEIKIQ, from the coding sequence ATGAACAAATCTACAATCAAAAAAATAGCAGCGTTGTCGCTTACTGCGACTTTATGCTCGCTATCGTTGTTTGCTCAGGACGAGCCGGCAACGGGAACAGCTCCCAAGCTTTTTGAGGGAAGAAATCAGTTCCGTACCTGGTCAATCGGGTTGAATGCCGGTGTGCTGGCGCCTACCGTACTGACCGGAGGACACAATGATTTCTCTAAGTGGGAAATGAATCTGGGTTATGGCGGCTATATTAAAAAGCAGCTTGCCCCTTCTTTCTCTCTGCAGGCTGACTTCCTGAGAGGAACACTCTCCGCTACAAGCGAAGCTTCTCCTACGGACGCAGAATGGACTTCCAGCACTGGCGAGTACGAAACTGATCTTGCCTGGCAGGCAGGTCTTTCAGGAACCGCTAACGTTGGTACCATTGACTTCCTGCGCCGCAAGAATTCAGTTGACTTCTTTGTAACTGCAGGTTTTCACTTTGCTAACTACACTCCTACCGTTAACGGTACTGAACAAGGTGACCGCACCGAACAGGTTATTCCTGTAGGCGCTGGTATCAAGTTCAAACTGGGTGAAGTAGTTAACCTGGACCTTGGTTACAAAATGCACTTCCTGAATGCTGACAACGTTGACGGTACCTGGGCTAACCACGGTTCTTTCGACAAGTACAGCTATGGTTATGCAGGTCTGGAATTCATTCTTGGAAACAAGGAGAAACCCGCTCTGGAATGGGCCAACCCCATTGCCCTTATGTATGACGAACTGTATGACGAAACCCTTCGCCAGGAAGTGGAAGCACTCAAAGGTCGCGTATCAACTGTTGAAGAAGACCTGAACACGCTGAAAGCTGACGAAGACGGTGACGGTGTATCTGACTACTTCGACAAAGAACCCGGTTCAGCTGCTGGTGCCCGTGTTGACGGTTCAGGCCGTGCAATGGACATCGACGGTGACGGTGTATTTGATCACGAAGACGAGTGCCCCACCGAAGCAGGACCTGCTGATAACAATGGTTGCCCGGTAGAAGCTGAAATTGGTGAAAACACCATTCAGTTTGACTTCGACAGCGCTGAGATCCGTCCTGAGTCATATGGCACGCTGGATCAGCTGGCTGAAGAACTGAGCGCCGGTTCAACTAACGTTGCGCTGGAAGGCCATGCTTCTGCTGAAGGTACTGAAAGCTACAATCAGCGTTTGTCCGAAAGAAGGGCTAACTCAGTGAAGAAATACCTGGTTAACGCAGGTGTTGATTCCGGGATCCTTTCTACCTCTGGTTATGGTGAATCACGCCCGGTAGCGTCTAACGATACCGAAGAAGGCCGTTCACAAAACCGCCGTGTGGAAATCAAGATCCAATAA
- a CDS encoding DUF6728 family protein, which translates to MYFFRKKDPDRPVSFNLKVMHWINRIAAVLFLAGLIYKIIDWLSK; encoded by the coding sequence ATGTATTTTTTCAGGAAAAAAGACCCCGACAGGCCGGTAAGTTTCAACCTAAAGGTGATGCACTGGATCAACCGGATTGCTGCCGTATTATTCCTGGCCGGCCTTATTTATAAGATCATTGACTGGCTTTCCAAATAG
- a CDS encoding RidA family protein, with protein MQKIINTPSAPAPIGPYNQAVLAGGFLFVSGQIALDPVSGELLKGDAAEEAELVMKNLGAILEAAGLGFENVVKTTIFLKDMNDFAAVNEVYGRHFTGNFPARETVQAAALPKGVQVEISVIAAK; from the coding sequence ATGCAAAAGATAATCAATACCCCATCGGCGCCTGCTCCCATTGGTCCTTATAACCAGGCCGTACTGGCAGGCGGATTTTTGTTTGTTTCCGGCCAGATAGCGCTGGATCCGGTTTCCGGCGAATTGCTTAAAGGGGATGCCGCGGAAGAAGCGGAACTGGTCATGAAAAACCTGGGCGCCATATTGGAAGCTGCCGGGCTGGGATTTGAAAACGTGGTTAAAACGACCATTTTCCTGAAAGACATGAACGACTTTGCCGCGGTCAATGAAGTGTATGGCCGGCATTTTACCGGCAATTTTCCCGCTCGGGAAACAGTTCAGGCAGCCGCACTGCCCAAAGGCGTTCAGGTTGAGATATCGGTAATTGCCGCGAAGTGA
- a CDS encoding EamA family transporter, which translates to MNRRDPNLNYFIAAILPPIMWGFFAIPLRNISGYSAGTILYYRIFVSLLLACAAILFFRKKSLMKDRMTIRQLPPGQRRQLTLLVIASVVALIGNWLSFIYVVNQVSLQAAAFAYMVCPIITALFGFLLLKEEISRRKWIAMGVSLISVLILSWGFMTEVAWSVGVALLFAIYLVIQRKISGIDRFNLLAVQLLLASALVLPAFFLQHEAIPAEPRFWVNILIIALLFTVIPLYLNLFALIRIPSSTVGILIYINPIVAFAVAFIYFGDQTSPLQVVSYLVLLCAVVIFNWGNLLKLKRKPH; encoded by the coding sequence GTGAACCGGCGCGACCCCAATCTGAATTACTTCATAGCCGCGATACTTCCTCCTATTATGTGGGGTTTTTTCGCGATCCCCCTCAGGAATATCAGCGGATACTCTGCCGGGACCATTCTTTATTACCGCATTTTCGTTTCGCTGCTGCTGGCTTGCGCCGCCATCCTGTTTTTCCGGAAAAAAAGCCTGATGAAAGACCGGATGACAATCAGACAATTGCCTCCCGGGCAAAGGCGCCAGCTGACTTTGCTTGTCATTGCTTCCGTAGTGGCGCTAATTGGCAACTGGTTATCTTTTATTTACGTGGTCAACCAGGTGAGCCTCCAGGCCGCCGCCTTTGCCTATATGGTATGTCCTATTATTACCGCGCTATTCGGTTTCCTGCTGCTGAAAGAGGAAATAAGCCGTAGAAAGTGGATTGCAATGGGCGTAAGCCTTATTAGTGTACTTATTCTTTCCTGGGGATTTATGACAGAAGTGGCCTGGTCGGTGGGGGTGGCGTTGCTTTTTGCGATTTACCTGGTCATTCAGCGAAAGATCAGCGGGATTGACCGGTTTAACCTGCTTGCCGTACAACTGCTGCTGGCCTCTGCCCTGGTGCTTCCCGCTTTTTTTCTGCAACATGAGGCCATTCCCGCGGAACCGCGTTTTTGGGTCAATATTCTTATTATCGCGCTGCTTTTTACGGTGATCCCGCTCTACCTGAACCTTTTCGCCCTGATCAGGATCCCTTCGTCCACGGTAGGAATCCTTATTTACATTAATCCTATTGTAGCTTTTGCCGTAGCTTTTATATATTTTGGCGATCAAACCAGCCCGCTGCAGGTAGTGTCCTACCTGGTGCTTTTATGCGCAGTGGTCATATTTAACTGGGGCAATTTATTAAAGTTGAAAAGAAAGCCGCATTGA